In Populus nigra chromosome 1, ddPopNigr1.1, whole genome shotgun sequence, one genomic interval encodes:
- the LOC133680424 gene encoding ubiquitin carboxyl-terminal hydrolase 7-like isoform X1, whose protein sequence is MLTVSVKWQKELFPKVEIDTSQPPYVFKCQLHDLTGVPPERQKIMVKGGLLKDDANWATLGVKEGQKLMMMGTADEIVKTPEKGPVFMEDLPEEEQMVAVGHTAGLFNLGNTCYMNSTVQCLHSVPELKSALVSYPSQKSSDLDHTSHMLTAATRELFNELDKSVKPVAPMQFWMVLRKKYPQFGQLHNGVYMQQDAEECWTQLLYTLSQSLRSPSFSENPDTIKALFGIELVSRVHCQESGEESSETESVYSLKCHISQEVNHLHEGLKHGLKSELEKASPCLGRSAIYLKESRINALPRYLTVQFVRFFWKRESNQKAKILRKVDYPLQLDVYDFCSDDLCKKLEAPRQILRDEEGKKAGLKAKEKTSGSKDNDVKMTDVERPSNESGESSKPTSKEGGPTDKKSHLTGIYDLVAVLTHKGRSADSGHYVAWVKQESGKWIEFDDDNPVPQREEDITKLSGGGDWHMAYICMYKARTVPM, encoded by the exons ATGTTGACAG TGAGTGTAAAATGGCAAAAGGAGCTGTTCCCAAAAGTGGAAATTGACACTAGCCAGCCCCCTTATGTTTTCAAATGTCAGTTGCATGATTTGACTGGAGTCCCCCCCGAGAGGCAGAAGATTATGGTTAAGGGTGGTTTGCTGAAG GATGATGCCAATTGGGCAACCTTAGGAGTGAAGGAG GGTCAAAAATTGATGATGATGGGGACTGCAGATGAGATTGTGAAGACCCCAGAGAAAGGCCCTGTTTTTATGGAAGATCTTCCAGAAGAAGAACAAATGGTTGCCGTG GGTCACACTGCTGGCCTCTTTAATCTAGGGAACACATGCTACATGAACTCAACAGTACAATGCCTGCATTCTGTTCCAGAGTTGAAGTCTGCTTTAGTTAG CTATCCATCTCAAAAAAGCAGTGATTTGGATCATACATCTCATATGCTGACAGCTGCGACTCGAGAACTATTTAATGAGCTTGATAAAAGTGTAAAGCCTGTGGCACCTATGCAGTTCTGGATG GTATTGCGCAAAAAGTATCCGCAATTTGGTCAATTGCATAATGGAGTCTACATGCAGCAG GATGCTGAAGAATGTTGGACACAACTTTTATACACCCTTTCACAATCACTTAGATCACCGAGTTTCAG TGAAAATCCAGATACAATCAAGGCACTTTTTGGCATTGAACTTGTAAGCAG GGTGCATTGCCAAGAAAGCGGTGAAGAAAGCTCAGAGACAGAATCAGTTTACTCACTTAAATGCCACATATCACAAGAGGTGAACCATTTGCATGAAGGACTGAAGCAT GGTTTGAAGTCTGAACTGGAGAAGGCTTCTCCCTGCTTGGGTCGTAGTGCAATTTACCTGAAAGAGTCCCGTATCAATGCCTTGCCAAG GTACCTAACTGTTCAGTTTGTTCGTTTTTTCTGGAAGAGGGAATCAAATCAGAAGGCCAAGATTTTACGG AAAGTGGATTACCCATTACAACTGGATGTCTACGATTTTTGCTCTGATGATCTTTGCAAAAAATTAGAAGCACCTCGCCAg ATTTTAAGAGATGAGGAGGGTAAAAAGGCTGGTTTGAAAGCCAAGGAGAAGACCTCGGGTTCAAAAGACAATGATGTCAAGATGACTGATGTGGAG AGGCCATCAAATGAGAGTGGAGAATCATCAAAGCCTACCTCCAAAGAAG GTGGTCCTACAgataaaaaatcacatttaaCTGGAATATATGATTTGGTAGCTGTGCTCACCCATAAGGGAAGGAGTGCTGATTCAGGGCATTATGTTGCATGGGTCAAGCAAGAAAGTG GGAAAtggattgagtttgatgatgataaTCCTGTTCCACAACGGGAGGAAGATATAACTAAGCTCTCTGGAGGAG GTGATTGGCATATGGCTTACATTTGCATGTACAAGGCACGAACTGTCCCAATGTAa
- the LOC133680424 gene encoding ubiquitin carboxyl-terminal hydrolase 7-like isoform X2: MLTVSVKWQKELFPKVEIDTSQPPYVFKCQLHDLTGVPPERQKIMVKGGLLKDDANWATLGVKEGQKLMMMGTADEIVKTPEKGPVFMEDLPEEEQMVAVGHTAGLFNLGNTCYMNSTVQCLHSVPELKSALVSYPSQKSSDLDHTSHMLTAATRELFNELDKSVKPVAPMQFWMVLRKKYPQFGQLHNGVYMQQDAEECWTQLLYTLSQSLRSPSFSENPDTIKALFGIELVSRVHCQESGEESSETESVYSLKCHISQEVNHLHEGLKHGLKSELEKASPCLGRSAIYLKESRINALPRYLTVQFVRFFWKRESNQKAKILRKVDYPLQLDVYDFCSDDLCKKLEAPRQILRDEEGKKAGLKAKEKTSGSKDNDVKMTDVERPSNESGESSKPTSKEDKKSHLTGIYDLVAVLTHKGRSADSGHYVAWVKQESGKWIEFDDDNPVPQREEDITKLSGGGDWHMAYICMYKARTVPM, from the exons ATGTTGACAG TGAGTGTAAAATGGCAAAAGGAGCTGTTCCCAAAAGTGGAAATTGACACTAGCCAGCCCCCTTATGTTTTCAAATGTCAGTTGCATGATTTGACTGGAGTCCCCCCCGAGAGGCAGAAGATTATGGTTAAGGGTGGTTTGCTGAAG GATGATGCCAATTGGGCAACCTTAGGAGTGAAGGAG GGTCAAAAATTGATGATGATGGGGACTGCAGATGAGATTGTGAAGACCCCAGAGAAAGGCCCTGTTTTTATGGAAGATCTTCCAGAAGAAGAACAAATGGTTGCCGTG GGTCACACTGCTGGCCTCTTTAATCTAGGGAACACATGCTACATGAACTCAACAGTACAATGCCTGCATTCTGTTCCAGAGTTGAAGTCTGCTTTAGTTAG CTATCCATCTCAAAAAAGCAGTGATTTGGATCATACATCTCATATGCTGACAGCTGCGACTCGAGAACTATTTAATGAGCTTGATAAAAGTGTAAAGCCTGTGGCACCTATGCAGTTCTGGATG GTATTGCGCAAAAAGTATCCGCAATTTGGTCAATTGCATAATGGAGTCTACATGCAGCAG GATGCTGAAGAATGTTGGACACAACTTTTATACACCCTTTCACAATCACTTAGATCACCGAGTTTCAG TGAAAATCCAGATACAATCAAGGCACTTTTTGGCATTGAACTTGTAAGCAG GGTGCATTGCCAAGAAAGCGGTGAAGAAAGCTCAGAGACAGAATCAGTTTACTCACTTAAATGCCACATATCACAAGAGGTGAACCATTTGCATGAAGGACTGAAGCAT GGTTTGAAGTCTGAACTGGAGAAGGCTTCTCCCTGCTTGGGTCGTAGTGCAATTTACCTGAAAGAGTCCCGTATCAATGCCTTGCCAAG GTACCTAACTGTTCAGTTTGTTCGTTTTTTCTGGAAGAGGGAATCAAATCAGAAGGCCAAGATTTTACGG AAAGTGGATTACCCATTACAACTGGATGTCTACGATTTTTGCTCTGATGATCTTTGCAAAAAATTAGAAGCACCTCGCCAg ATTTTAAGAGATGAGGAGGGTAAAAAGGCTGGTTTGAAAGCCAAGGAGAAGACCTCGGGTTCAAAAGACAATGATGTCAAGATGACTGATGTGGAG AGGCCATCAAATGAGAGTGGAGAATCATCAAAGCCTACCTCCAAAGAAG ataaaaaatcacatttaaCTGGAATATATGATTTGGTAGCTGTGCTCACCCATAAGGGAAGGAGTGCTGATTCAGGGCATTATGTTGCATGGGTCAAGCAAGAAAGTG GGAAAtggattgagtttgatgatgataaTCCTGTTCCACAACGGGAGGAAGATATAACTAAGCTCTCTGGAGGAG GTGATTGGCATATGGCTTACATTTGCATGTACAAGGCACGAACTGTCCCAATGTAa